CATGCCCGACGCGCAGTCGGTGGGCATCATCTACTCGTCGGGCGAGGTCAACTCGCAGGTGCAGGTCGACCTCGCGAAGGAGGCCGCCGACGAGCTCGGCATCACGATTTCGGAGGCGACCGTGACGAACGCGAGCGAGGTGGCCACGGCGGCGCAGACCCTCGGCGACGTCGACGCCATCTACGTTCCGACCGACAACCGCGTGACGGAGGCGTTCGAGACGGTCGTGCAGTACGCGGAAGACAACCAGGTGCCGCTGTTCGGCTCCGAGGTCGACCAGGTCGCCCGCGGCGCGATCGCCACCCTCGGTCTCGACTACTACGAGCTCGGCTACCAGACTGGCGAGATGGCGATCCGCATCCTCACCGAAGACGCCGACCCGGCCTCGATGCCCGTCGAGACCCTCAGCGAGTTCCTGCTGAACGTCAACCCGGGCGCTGCGGAGCGCATGGGCATCACGGTCCCGGAGGACGTGCTCGGCCGCGCCGACGAGACCATTGAGTAGCGCCTCGCGGTCCGGATCGATCCGGGAAGACCCACGACACCGACACGACGGAGTGCAGCAATGATCGGCACCCTCGAGCTTGGCCTCATCTACGGCGTGATGGCGCTGGGGGTCTACCTCACCTTCCGCATCCTGAACTTCCCAGACCTCACGGTTGATGGAAGCTTCACGACCGGGGCTGCCGTCGGCGCCGGCCTCACCATCCTCGGCTGGAACCCCGCCGTCGCGACCCTCGTGGCCGTTGCGGCGGGGGCAGCCGCGGGCTGCATCACGGGTCTCCTGCATACGTTCGGACGCATTGACGGGCTGCTCGCGGGCATCCTGACCATGATCGCGCTCTGGAGCATCAACCTGCGCATCATGGGTACGTCCAACCTCTCGCTCCTGCGCGAGGAGACGACGTTCACGCCGCTTCGCGAGGCCGGCATCATGGGCACCTGGGGGAGCGTCGGGCTCATGCTCGCCGGCGTCCTCGTCCTGAAGCTGGTCGTCGATTGGTTCCTGTCGACCGATCTCGGACTCTCGATCCAGGCGACCGGCAACAACCAGCAGATGATCCGCGCCCTCGGCGTCAACACCAATGCCACGACCATCCTCACCCTCGCGATCTCGAACGGCTTCGTCGCCGGGTGCGGGGCCCTGATCGCGCAGTACCAGGGGTTCGCCGACATCTCGATGGGCATCGGCCTCATTCTCGTCGGCCTCGCGTCCGTGATCCTGGGCCAGGCACTGTTCGGCAACTCGTCGGTGTTCCTCGCCACGGTCGGCGTGATCGTCGGCGCGGTGCTCTACCGCCTCGTGATCTTCGCGGCGCTGTCGGTCGGCCTCGACCCGAACGACATGAAGCTCATCTCGGCCGTGCTCGTGGTGATCGCACTGCTGCTGCCCATGATCCCGGGCTTCAGCAGGCTGCAGGTGATCGGCAGCTGGCGAAAACCGCCGCCAGAGAAGTCGGTGGTCACCGAGAAGCTGCCCGTCCCTGCGGGCGCCGGGGCCGCGGCGCCGAGTGCGCGCAGCGGCACGACGA
This sequence is a window from Pseudoclavibacter endophyticus. Protein-coding genes within it:
- a CDS encoding ABC transporter permease codes for the protein MIGTLELGLIYGVMALGVYLTFRILNFPDLTVDGSFTTGAAVGAGLTILGWNPAVATLVAVAAGAAAGCITGLLHTFGRIDGLLAGILTMIALWSINLRIMGTSNLSLLREETTFTPLREAGIMGTWGSVGLMLAGVLVLKLVVDWFLSTDLGLSIQATGNNQQMIRALGVNTNATTILTLAISNGFVAGCGALIAQYQGFADISMGIGLILVGLASVILGQALFGNSSVFLATVGVIVGAVLYRLVIFAALSVGLDPNDMKLISAVLVVIALLLPMIPGFSRLQVIGSWRKPPPEKSVVTEKLPVPAGAGAAAPSARSGTTTGGDANA
- a CDS encoding ABC transporter substrate-binding protein, whose product is MRRSRSVLATVGLAAATALTLTACAGGGDAPAETGGDGSAGGESFSIGISQLAQHPALDAAAEGFQAAFDEAGIDADFDLQNANGEQATATTIAQTFQTSGKDLILAIATPAAQAAAQAIADAPVLFTAVTDPQEAGLVESNDAPGGNVTGTTDLNPVADQLALLKEIMPDAQSVGIIYSSGEVNSQVQVDLAKEAADELGITISEATVTNASEVATAAQTLGDVDAIYVPTDNRVTEAFETVVQYAEDNQVPLFGSEVDQVARGAIATLGLDYYELGYQTGEMAIRILTEDADPASMPVETLSEFLLNVNPGAAERMGITVPEDVLGRADETIE